From the genome of Vicia villosa cultivar HV-30 ecotype Madison, WI linkage group LG2, Vvil1.0, whole genome shotgun sequence, one region includes:
- the LOC131649306 gene encoding uncharacterized protein LOC131649306: protein MSQSSPSKKSSPSSKTASGSRAPNVGREGSAYVHNAIAGIVTRILNEGHKVDGISVPLAQIPASENIKDDQDDQNDGSKDQDDVETSVDNNDETPGAKDVETSEAINVETSGTKDAEIPEPEKAEEVPVAPSKETLNEGPTVPDVVNLDDLDDSIDIADDELISSISHRVKTRKGKQVCDQDFSKPQVTPQKKVTIKKIKKVPAEPSTTGSKIAVKKRKERSVSAPEDDVSSDVPDIPSKKKTAVTKSSTKVRDVPLDNIYLHYASNAIQWKFVYQRRLALERELANDDLECQEVMQLIKSAGLIKTVSHFSKCYEMLVKEFIVNLSQDCGDGRTDDFHKVYVRRKCIDFSPALINLYLGRNIEAQPELEVTDNEVCKVITGGKVKKWPIKSKLSASLLKGRYALLHKIGAANWVPTNHTSTIAVGLGKFIYVVGTKTKFDYGTYIFDQI from the exons ATGTCTCAGAGTTCTCCCTCAAAGAAATCGTCTCCTTCCTCTAAAACAGCATCAGGATCTAGGGCACCCAATGTG GGTAGAGAGGGATCTGCTTATGTTCACAATGCGATCGCAGGCATTGTCAcgagaatcttgaatgaagggcacaaGGTTGATGGAATatctgttcctctagcccaaatTCCTGCCTCTGAGAACATCaaagatgatcaagatgatcAAAATGATGGTAGCAAAGATCAGgatgatgttgagacatctgttgaCAACAATGATGAAACCCCTGGTGccaaagatgttgagacatctgaagctatcaatgttgaaaCATCTGGTACTAAAGATGCTGAGATTCCTGAACCTGAGAAAGCTGAAGAGGTTCCTGTCGCTCCTTCTAAAGAAACCCTTAATGAAGGCCCTACTGTGCCTGATGTGGTGAATCTGGATGATTTGGATGATTCTATTGACATCGCTGATGATGAGCTCATCTCTAGCATCTCTCATAGAGTCAAGACTCGTAAGGGCAAACAAGTTTGTGATCAAGATTTCTCCAAACCTCAAGTTACTCCTCAAAAGAAGGTTACTATAAAGAAGATCAAGAAGGTTCCTGCTGAACCTTCAACCACTGGGAGCAAGATTgctgtgaagaagaggaaggaaagaagtgTTTCTGCCCCTGAAGACGATGTCtcaagtgatgtccctgacatcccatcCAAGAAGAAGACTGCTGTCACAAAATCCTCCACAAAGGTGCGTGATGTTCCTTTGGACAACATTTACTTGCACTATGCTTCAAATGCCATCCAGTGGAAATTTGtttatcaaagaaggctggctcTAGAAAGAGAATTAGCGAATGATGATCTGGAATGTCAAGAGGTCATGCAGCTCATCAAGtctgcaggtttgattaagactGTTTCTCATTTTTCAAAGTgctatgaaatgcttgtgaaggaATTTATTGTGAATTTGTCTCAAGATTGTGGGGATGGAAGAACTGATGATTTTCATAAGGTTTATGTTCGAAGAAAGTGTATAGACTTTTCCCCTGCTCTTATCAACCTATATCTAGGTAGAAATATtgaggctcaacctgagcttgaagtaactgaCAATGAAGTTTGCAAGGTTATCACTGGTGGTAAGGTCAAGAAATGGCCCATAAAGAGTAAATTGTCTGCTAGTCTTTTGAAAGGCAGGTATGCTTTGCTGCACAAAATTGGTGCTGCAAACTGGGTGCCTACCAATCACACttctaccattgctgttggccTAGGTAAATTCATTTATGTTGTGGGAACCAAGACAAAATTTGATTATGGGACCTACATATTTGATCAAATATGA